One genomic segment of Alicycliphilus denitrificans K601 includes these proteins:
- a CDS encoding OmpW/AlkL family protein encodes MARFISHALSAAALLALCGTASAQFTVRGGLSHIAPHSSATDAVGPMLPGPPSGISIDVQNKSTLFLSLAYGFHPNMEFELALGYPPTHDVNAKIAPWLPPHIVAFDGRKVAEVRQIAPTLFFNYKFGDATSRWRPFVGVGLNYTNFDKRTSTAANNALNGGPTDIRLSDSWGLAGQVGLSYRINERWSITGAVATARVKSKLTTHTAGVQREIDIRFHPVVLTVNAGYTF; translated from the coding sequence ATGGCACGCTTCATCTCCCATGCCCTGTCCGCCGCCGCGCTGCTCGCGCTGTGCGGCACCGCCTCGGCCCAGTTCACCGTGCGCGGCGGCCTGAGCCACATCGCCCCCCATTCCTCGGCCACCGACGCCGTGGGCCCCATGCTGCCCGGCCCGCCGTCGGGCATCAGCATCGATGTGCAGAACAAGTCCACGCTGTTCCTGTCGCTGGCCTACGGGTTCCACCCGAACATGGAGTTCGAGCTCGCGCTGGGCTATCCGCCGACCCATGACGTGAACGCCAAGATCGCCCCCTGGCTGCCGCCGCACATCGTGGCCTTCGACGGCCGGAAGGTGGCCGAGGTGCGCCAGATCGCCCCCACGCTGTTCTTCAACTACAAGTTCGGCGACGCGACCAGCCGGTGGCGCCCCTTCGTGGGCGTGGGGCTGAACTACACCAACTTCGACAAGCGCACCTCCACGGCCGCGAACAACGCGCTCAACGGCGGCCCCACGGACATCCGCCTCTCCGACTCCTGGGGCCTGGCGGGGCAGGTGGGCCTGAGCTACCGCATCAACGAGCGCTGGTCCATCACCGGCGCCGTCGCCACGGCGCGCGTCAAGAGCAAGCTCACGACGCACACGGCCGGCGTGCAGCGCGAGATCGACATCCGCTTCCACCCCGTGGTGCTGACGGTCAACGCCGGCTACACGTTCTGA
- a CDS encoding alpha/beta hydrolase family protein encodes MNKWTGLAMASAAAILAACGGGSDPGGSTETDLSGARGSLMYNPPLRVTALSAAELKDRLAANPSGQSLLALAGAPKCGVNIHYIEYGTVGGAGEKTNASGALMVPTGDAAGCSGARPVVLYAHGTSTDRAYNIADITEPARPGASEGTLLAAMYAAQGFIVVAPNYAGYDVSKLGYHPYLNADQQSKEMIDALTAARKALPGINGQDGGKLLITGYSQGGHVAMATHRALQAANQIVTASAPMSGPYALGAFGDAVYYGNVNLASTVFTPLLASSYQKAYGNLYAQPSDMFEAAYATGIDQLLPSTTPIDTLFAQGKLPQTQLFSSTPPDPAFAGVTPPTQPPELAPLFALGFGSNNLIKNSVRLAYLQDAIANPDGAVPSVTTGAQAAAPRHPLRQAFKANDLRNWAPRRPVLLCGGNADPTVFYKVNTTLMQSLWSAPSPLALPTGLLTVLDVDSASGGASDPFAAVKAGFAQAKANAAAQGGANAVVQAYHGSLVPPFCNVAARAFFQQVLASGG; translated from the coding sequence ATGAACAAATGGACGGGACTGGCCATGGCCAGCGCCGCCGCAATTCTGGCGGCATGCGGCGGGGGCTCCGACCCGGGCGGCAGCACCGAGACCGATCTGAGCGGGGCGCGCGGCTCCCTCATGTACAACCCGCCGCTGCGCGTGACGGCGCTTTCCGCGGCAGAGCTCAAGGACCGGCTCGCGGCCAACCCGAGCGGTCAGAGCCTGCTGGCGCTCGCGGGCGCGCCCAAGTGCGGCGTGAACATCCACTACATCGAATACGGCACCGTAGGCGGCGCGGGCGAGAAGACGAACGCCTCGGGCGCGCTCATGGTGCCTACGGGCGACGCGGCGGGCTGCAGCGGAGCGCGCCCCGTGGTGCTGTATGCCCATGGCACGAGCACCGACCGCGCCTACAACATCGCCGACATCACCGAGCCCGCGCGCCCCGGCGCCTCCGAGGGCACGCTGCTGGCCGCCATGTATGCGGCGCAGGGCTTCATCGTGGTAGCACCCAACTACGCGGGCTATGACGTTTCCAAGCTCGGCTACCACCCCTACCTGAACGCGGACCAGCAGTCCAAGGAGATGATCGACGCGCTCACCGCCGCGCGCAAGGCGCTGCCCGGCATCAACGGCCAGGACGGCGGCAAGCTGCTCATCACCGGTTACTCGCAGGGTGGCCACGTGGCCATGGCCACGCACCGTGCGCTGCAGGCGGCCAACCAGATCGTGACGGCGTCGGCACCCATGTCGGGGCCCTACGCGCTGGGGGCCTTCGGCGATGCCGTGTACTACGGCAACGTGAACCTGGCCTCCACCGTGTTCACGCCGCTGCTGGCGTCGAGCTATCAGAAGGCCTACGGCAACCTCTATGCTCAGCCCTCTGACATGTTCGAAGCGGCCTACGCCACCGGCATAGACCAGTTGCTGCCGTCCACCACGCCCATCGACACGTTGTTTGCCCAGGGCAAGCTGCCGCAGACGCAGCTCTTCAGCAGCACGCCGCCTGATCCCGCCTTCGCCGGCGTCACGCCACCGACCCAGCCGCCCGAGCTGGCGCCGCTGTTTGCCCTCGGCTTTGGCAGCAACAACCTGATCAAGAACAGCGTGCGCCTGGCCTACCTGCAGGATGCGATCGCCAATCCCGACGGCGCCGTGCCCAGTGTGACCACCGGGGCGCAGGCGGCCGCGCCCCGGCACCCGCTGCGCCAGGCCTTCAAGGCCAACGACCTGCGCAACTGGGCACCCCGGCGGCCCGTGCTGCTGTGCGGCGGCAATGCCGACCCGACGGTGTTCTACAAGGTCAACACCACGCTGATGCAGAGCTTGTGGTCCGCGCCTTCGCCGCTGGCCCTGCCGACCGGCCTGCTCACGGTGCTGGACGTGGATTCGGCCAGCGGCGGCGCGTCCGACCCGTTCGCTGCCGTCAAGGCCGGGTTCGCCCAGGCCAAGGCCAATGCGGCCGCGCAGGGCGGCGCCAATGCCGTGGTGCAGGCCTACCACGGCTCGCTGGTGCCGCCGTTCTGCAACGTGGCCGCGCGCGCGTTCTTCCAGCAGGTGCTGGCATCGGGCGGCTGA
- the dacB gene encoding D-alanyl-D-alanine carboxypeptidase/D-alanyl-D-alanine endopeptidase, whose product MLPLTLARACRRLRRAACAGIASLCLGACAAAPSGPPTDAGALPPAVDAALQRAGLPRTALSAMVVDVEGRAPARLAYQGDKAGNPASVMKLVTTFAALDMLGPAFTWDTPVYLDAMPRDGRLRGNVYIKGQGDPKLVVERLWLLMRSLRALDVARIEGDIVLDRSAFALPAHDPAGFDGEPWRPYNAAPDALLLNYKAVAMDFMPDAAAGVARVRYAPPLAGMDLPASVPLAPPGTACGDWRTALRADFADAARIAFQGVYPQACGAREWSVAPADPGGYAARAVEGMWREVGGTLAGRVRDGQVPAGLQPAFVSRSPALAEVVRDINKHSNNVMTQQLLLTLGLHRGGQGSFEAARAVLAQWWRQRMGGTDAPVVDNGAGLSREARLSPRALARMLQQAWASPVMPEFVASLPVAGVDGTLRRRPVLAAGAAHLKTGSLRDVAAMAGYVLAASGRRYVLVAIINHPDAAAARPALDALVDWTARDTGL is encoded by the coding sequence ATGTTGCCCCTGACCCTTGCGCGCGCCTGCCGCCGCCTGCGCCGCGCGGCTTGCGCCGGCATCGCCAGCCTCTGCCTGGGCGCCTGCGCCGCGGCCCCGTCCGGCCCGCCGACCGATGCCGGCGCACTGCCCCCCGCCGTCGATGCGGCGCTGCAGCGCGCCGGGCTGCCGCGCACGGCGTTGTCGGCCATGGTCGTGGACGTCGAGGGGCGCGCGCCCGCACGCCTGGCCTACCAGGGCGACAAGGCGGGCAACCCGGCCTCGGTCATGAAGCTGGTGACCACCTTCGCGGCGCTGGACATGCTGGGACCGGCCTTCACCTGGGACACGCCCGTGTACCTGGACGCCATGCCCCGGGACGGGCGCCTGCGCGGCAACGTCTACATCAAGGGCCAGGGGGACCCCAAGCTGGTGGTGGAGCGGCTGTGGCTGCTCATGCGCAGCCTGCGCGCGCTGGACGTCGCCCGGATCGAGGGCGACATCGTGCTCGACCGCAGCGCCTTTGCGCTGCCGGCCCACGACCCGGCCGGGTTCGACGGCGAGCCCTGGCGCCCCTACAACGCCGCGCCCGACGCGCTGTTGCTCAACTACAAGGCCGTGGCCATGGACTTCATGCCCGACGCGGCCGCCGGCGTGGCCCGCGTGCGCTACGCGCCGCCGCTGGCCGGGATGGATCTGCCGGCCAGCGTGCCCCTGGCGCCCCCGGGCACGGCCTGCGGCGACTGGCGCACAGCCTTGCGCGCCGATTTCGCCGATGCCGCGCGCATCGCCTTCCAGGGCGTGTACCCGCAGGCCTGCGGCGCGCGCGAGTGGTCCGTGGCGCCGGCCGATCCGGGCGGCTATGCGGCGCGCGCCGTGGAGGGCATGTGGCGCGAGGTGGGCGGCACGCTTGCGGGCCGCGTGCGCGACGGCCAGGTGCCCGCGGGCCTGCAGCCGGCGTTCGTTAGCCGCTCGCCCGCGCTGGCGGAGGTGGTGCGCGACATCAACAAGCACAGCAACAACGTCATGACGCAGCAGCTGCTGCTCACGCTGGGGCTGCACAGGGGCGGCCAGGGCAGCTTCGAGGCCGCGCGCGCCGTGCTCGCCCAGTGGTGGCGCCAGCGCATGGGCGGCACCGATGCGCCCGTGGTGGACAACGGCGCGGGCCTGAGCCGCGAGGCGCGCCTGAGCCCGCGGGCGCTGGCACGCATGCTGCAGCAGGCCTGGGCCTCGCCCGTGATGCCGGAGTTCGTCGCCTCGCTGCCGGTCGCGGGCGTGGACGGCACGCTGCGCCGCAGGCCGGTCCTGGCCGCGGGCGCCGCACACCTCAAGACCGGCAGCCTGCGCGACGTGGCGGCCATGGCCGGCTACGTGCTGGCCGCCAGCGGGCGCCGCTACGTGCTGGTGGCCATCATCAACCACCCGGACGCGGCCGCGGCGCGGCCCGCGCTCGACGCACTGGTCGACTGGACTGCGCGCGATACGGGCTTGTGA
- the tsaB gene encoding tRNA (adenosine(37)-N6)-threonylcarbamoyltransferase complex dimerization subunit type 1 TsaB: MNLLAFDTSTDTLSIAVLHGALVCEHHGPGGAQASATLIPAILALLAQAGLSFERLDAVVFGRGPGSFTGLRTACSVAQGLAFGARGGQGVPVLPVDTLLAVAEEARAAHGCTRVVATLDARMDEVYTAPFEWQPDATAATGGHWRAPQDFGLCAPEAVEVPAGWTLAGNARAAYGARLAPGAPHVQALPTATALLRLAPALLAAGCAVRADAALPRYIRDKVAQTTAEREAARRATPAPHA, translated from the coding sequence ATGAATCTGCTCGCCTTCGACACCAGCACCGACACCCTGTCCATCGCCGTACTGCACGGCGCGCTGGTGTGCGAGCACCACGGCCCAGGCGGCGCCCAGGCATCGGCCACCCTGATCCCGGCCATCCTCGCGCTACTGGCGCAGGCCGGGCTGTCGTTCGAGCGGCTCGACGCCGTGGTCTTCGGCCGCGGGCCGGGCTCGTTCACGGGGCTGCGCACGGCCTGCTCCGTGGCCCAGGGCCTGGCCTTCGGCGCGCGCGGCGGCCAGGGCGTGCCCGTGCTGCCCGTGGACACGCTGCTGGCCGTGGCCGAGGAGGCCCGCGCGGCGCATGGCTGCACGCGCGTGGTTGCCACGCTGGACGCGCGCATGGACGAGGTCTACACGGCGCCCTTCGAGTGGCAACCCGACGCCACGGCTGCCACCGGCGGCCACTGGCGCGCGCCGCAGGACTTCGGCCTGTGCGCCCCCGAGGCCGTGGAAGTGCCCGCCGGCTGGACGCTGGCCGGCAACGCCCGCGCCGCCTATGGCGCGCGCCTGGCGCCCGGCGCGCCCCACGTGCAGGCCCTGCCCACGGCCACGGCCCTGCTGCGCCTGGCGCCGGCCCTGCTGGCTGCCGGCTGCGCCGTGCGCGCGGACGCCGCGCTGCCGCGCTACATCCGCGACAAGGTGGCGCAAACCACCGCAGAGAGAGAGGCCGCCCGGCGTGCCACGCCGGCCCCGCACGCATGA
- the rimI gene encoding ribosomal protein S18-alanine N-acetyltransferase — translation MNAMAQPPATTEARFEPLTPERLDALMAIEQNAYSHPWSRGNFTDALAAGYQVQLLTAGAQILGYFVAMPGVQEAHLLNITVAPAFQRQGWAHVMLDALALWARSQGAQWLWLEVRVSNERARHVYETHGYRRVGLRKCYYPGPDGQREDAVVMSLPL, via the coding sequence ATGAACGCGATGGCCCAGCCCCCAGCCACCACCGAGGCCCGGTTCGAGCCCCTGACGCCCGAGCGCCTGGACGCGCTCATGGCGATCGAGCAAAACGCCTATTCCCATCCCTGGTCGCGTGGCAATTTCACCGACGCCCTGGCCGCCGGCTACCAGGTCCAGCTGCTCACGGCGGGCGCCCAGATCCTGGGCTACTTCGTCGCCATGCCCGGCGTGCAGGAGGCGCATCTGCTCAACATCACCGTGGCGCCGGCCTTCCAACGCCAGGGCTGGGCCCACGTGATGCTCGATGCCCTGGCCCTGTGGGCGCGCAGCCAGGGCGCGCAATGGCTGTGGCTGGAGGTGCGCGTAAGCAACGAGCGCGCCCGGCACGTCTACGAAACCCACGGCTACCGCCGCGTGGGCCTGCGCAAGTGCTACTACCCGGGCCCGGACGGCCAGCGCGAGGACGCCGTGGTCATGAGTCTGCCGCTATGA